One Rhodobacteraceae bacterium M385 genomic region harbors:
- the tyrS gene encoding tyrosine--tRNA ligase, translating into MTYQPKSDFLHTIIERGFLADCTDLQSLDEALLEGPLTAYIGYDATAKSLHVGHLLNVMLLRWWQKTGNRPLTLMGGGTTKVGDPSFRADERPLLGPEQIDANIEGMGRVFARYLDYGDGKAMMLNNAEWLDELNYLDFLRDIGRHFSVNRMLSFESVKSRLDREQSLSFLEFNYMILQAYDFLELSRRHDCLLQMGGSDQWGNIVNGIDLTRRVIDKEIFGLTTPLLTTSDGRKMGKSQGGAIWLNGDMLSPYEFWQFWRNTTDADVGRFLKLYTELPVAECDRLGALEGAEINAAKVILANEVTTLLHGAEAAQAAEATSKEVFEKGGTGDDLPTLTLSAADLGDGISIAQLITRSGLAKSGKDAKRLIAEGGARMNDAAVTDAGLMIAASDLAEPIKLSAGKKRHALVVLEG; encoded by the coding sequence ATGACCTACCAGCCCAAATCCGATTTCCTGCACACCATTATCGAGCGCGGCTTTCTCGCCGATTGCACCGATTTGCAGAGCCTTGACGAAGCGCTATTGGAAGGGCCGCTGACCGCCTATATCGGCTATGATGCCACGGCAAAATCGCTGCATGTGGGGCATTTGCTTAACGTGATGCTGCTGCGCTGGTGGCAGAAGACGGGCAACCGCCCGCTGACCTTGATGGGCGGCGGCACCACGAAAGTAGGCGACCCCAGCTTCCGCGCCGATGAGCGCCCTTTGCTAGGGCCAGAACAGATCGACGCCAATATCGAGGGCATGGGCCGCGTGTTCGCCCGCTACCTTGATTACGGCGATGGCAAAGCGATGATGCTCAACAACGCGGAATGGCTGGACGAGCTGAACTACCTCGACTTCCTGCGCGACATCGGGCGGCACTTCAGCGTCAACCGGATGCTCAGCTTTGAATCGGTGAAGTCGCGGCTGGATCGGGAGCAATCGCTCAGCTTCCTCGAATTCAACTACATGATCCTGCAAGCCTATGATTTTCTTGAGCTTAGCCGTCGCCATGACTGCCTGTTGCAGATGGGCGGCAGCGACCAATGGGGCAATATCGTTAACGGTATCGACCTGACGCGCCGGGTCATCGACAAAGAGATTTTCGGCCTGACGACGCCGCTTTTGACGACGTCAGACGGGCGCAAGATGGGCAAGTCCCAAGGCGGCGCGATCTGGCTGAACGGTGACATGTTGAGCCCCTACGAGTTCTGGCAATTCTGGCGCAACACGACCGATGCTGATGTGGGCCGTTTCCTGAAGCTCTACACCGAATTGCCGGTGGCTGAATGCGACCGTCTGGGCGCCCTTGAAGGGGCCGAGATTAACGCCGCGAAGGTGATCCTCGCCAATGAAGTCACGACCCTGCTGCATGGTGCCGAGGCCGCGCAGGCCGCTGAGGCGACCTCTAAGGAGGTGTTTGAGAAGGGCGGCACGGGCGACGATCTGCCAACGCTGACGCTGAGCGCAGCTGATCTGGGCGACGGTATTTCCATCGCACAGCTTATCACCCGCTCGGGCCTTGCGAAATCCGGCAAGGACGCCAAACGCCTGATCGCCGAAGGCGGCGCGCGGATGAATGACGCCGCCGTTACCGACGCGGGCCTGATGATCGCGGCCAGCGATTTGGCGGAACCGATCAAGCTGAGCGCGGGCAAAAAGCGCCACGCGTTGGTGGTCTTGGAGGGCTAA
- a CDS encoding GNAT family N-acetyltransferase: MQTLRNGRYVARMADGDADYAAARALRERAFRADTVDPFDATCAHMLVEDLRDGAVVCCFRLLHLDSGAEIERSYSAQFYELSALANFTGPMVEMGRFCIDPDRLDPDILRVAWGAMTAYVDAQGVEMLFGCSSFHGTQARDYYDAFALLRDRHLAPKRWLPRVKAPSVFKFASRLRRKPDLRAAQAAMPPLLRTYLLMGGWVSDHAVIDRHMDTLHVFTGLEISAVPPARARLLRKLAG, encoded by the coding sequence ATGCAGACACTTCGCAACGGGCGCTATGTCGCGCGTATGGCCGACGGTGACGCCGATTATGCCGCCGCGCGGGCATTGCGCGAGCGGGCGTTCCGGGCCGATACTGTTGATCCGTTTGATGCCACCTGCGCCCATATGCTGGTCGAAGATCTTCGCGACGGGGCAGTGGTGTGTTGCTTCCGGCTTCTGCATCTGGACAGCGGCGCCGAGATCGAGCGCAGCTATTCGGCCCAATTCTACGAGCTCTCCGCCTTGGCCAATTTCACCGGCCCGATGGTGGAGATGGGCCGGTTTTGCATCGACCCCGATCGTCTTGATCCCGACATCCTGCGCGTCGCCTGGGGGGCTATGACCGCCTATGTCGATGCCCAGGGGGTGGAGATGTTGTTTGGCTGTTCCTCTTTCCACGGCACACAGGCGCGGGATTATTACGATGCCTTTGCCCTATTGCGTGACAGGCACTTGGCCCCAAAGCGGTGGCTGCCCCGGGTGAAAGCGCCCTCGGTCTTCAAGTTTGCCTCTCGGTTGCGGCGCAAGCCGGACCTTCGCGCGGCGCAAGCCGCCATGCCACCGCTTCTGCGCACCTATCTTCTGATGGGGGGGTGGGTCAGCGACCATGCGGTGATTGATCGGCATATGGATACGCTTCATGTGTTCACGGGGCTGGAGATTAGCGCGGTGCCGCCAGCGCGCGCGCGTTTGCTGCGCAAGTTGGCGGGGTAG
- a CDS encoding DUF177 domain-containing protein produces the protein MSEVLALARLGRASDTTFTLEPDADARKRIADDLSLLGLRKVRLTGTATPVGKNDWHLKATLGATAVQECVVTLAPVTTRIDTEVVRNYVADMPVPTEEDFEIPEDDTVEPLPQRVVLEDLLIEALALALPDYPRAEGVELGEALFAAPGVQPMTDQDAKPLAGLAALRDKLEKGENDPEKED, from the coding sequence ATGTCCGAAGTTCTGGCCCTCGCGCGGTTGGGCCGCGCCAGCGACACCACATTTACGTTGGAACCCGACGCCGACGCGCGCAAGCGCATCGCGGACGATCTGTCCCTTCTTGGACTGCGGAAAGTGCGCCTGACAGGCACCGCAACGCCCGTTGGCAAAAACGACTGGCACCTGAAAGCCACCCTGGGCGCGACCGCCGTGCAGGAATGCGTCGTCACGCTGGCACCGGTCACCACCCGCATCGACACTGAAGTGGTGCGCAATTACGTCGCCGATATGCCGGTGCCCACCGAGGAAGATTTCGAGATCCCCGAAGACGACACGGTCGAACCTTTGCCGCAAAGAGTCGTCCTTGAAGACCTGTTAATCGAGGCTTTGGCCCTTGCTTTGCCTGATTATCCCCGTGCCGAGGGCGTCGAATTGGGGGAGGCACTTTTCGCCGCCCCCGGCGTGCAACCGATGACCGATCAGGACGCCAAGCCCCTTGCGGGCCTCGCCGCACTCCGCGATAAGCTGGAGAAGGGTGAAAACGACCCTGAAAAAGAAGACTAA
- the plsX gene encoding phosphate acyltransferase PlsX, which yields MSDGAALTEGAVGHTVLSIDAMGGDLGPSAVVSGLSQAAAQSPQLRFIVHGDGPELERLIAKKRGLSDICEIRHAKGVVTMDAKPSHVMRNGKDTSMWSTIEAVRAGEASVAVSCGNTGALMAISMIRLRKLEGVNRPAIACLWPSRNPSGFNVMLDVGADIRADAEDLLQYALMGASYARNGLDLVRPRIGLLNVGTEEHKGRAELKVAAELIDRVAPAADFEFVGFVEGGDLPSDRVDVIVTDGFTGNVALKTGEGTARLIRELLTEAFKKTPFSRIAALLAYTSLRRLVKRIDPRRVNGGVFLGLNGTVVKSHGSADPTGVAAAILLAAQLSATGFHKRLAARIAQSEAAATQAIQQEGSSE from the coding sequence ATGAGCGATGGTGCAGCGTTAACGGAAGGTGCGGTGGGTCACACCGTTTTGTCCATTGACGCTATGGGGGGCGATCTAGGCCCTAGCGCTGTCGTTTCCGGCCTGTCTCAAGCTGCCGCTCAAAGCCCGCAGTTGCGCTTCATCGTGCACGGCGACGGGCCCGAGCTTGAGCGCCTGATCGCCAAAAAGCGCGGATTATCCGACATTTGCGAGATCCGGCACGCCAAAGGCGTGGTCACTATGGACGCCAAGCCGTCCCATGTGATGCGCAATGGCAAAGACACCTCCATGTGGTCAACGATCGAAGCCGTGCGCGCGGGCGAAGCCTCGGTCGCGGTGTCGTGTGGCAACACGGGCGCGTTGATGGCGATTTCAATGATCCGGCTGCGCAAGCTGGAAGGCGTGAACCGTCCCGCGATTGCCTGCCTCTGGCCCTCGCGCAACCCCTCTGGGTTCAATGTGATGCTGGATGTGGGCGCCGATATTCGCGCCGATGCCGAAGATTTGCTGCAATACGCGCTGATGGGCGCCAGCTATGCCCGCAACGGATTGGACCTTGTGCGCCCCCGGATCGGCTTGCTGAATGTGGGCACCGAAGAGCATAAGGGCCGGGCCGAATTGAAGGTCGCAGCCGAGCTGATTGACCGTGTCGCCCCGGCAGCGGATTTCGAATTTGTGGGTTTTGTGGAAGGGGGCGACCTGCCCTCGGACCGAGTTGATGTCATCGTAACCGACGGCTTTACCGGCAACGTCGCCCTGAAAACCGGCGAAGGCACCGCCCGCCTGATCCGAGAGCTTTTGACAGAAGCCTTCAAGAAAACGCCCTTTTCGCGCATCGCCGCGCTGTTGGCCTACACTTCCCTGCGCCGCTTGGTGAAGCGAATCGACCCCCGCCGGGTGAACGGCGGCGTATTTCTGGGCCTGAACGGCACCGTAGTGAAATCCCACGGCTCCGCCGACCCAACCGGCGTGGCAGCGGCGATTTTGCTGGCCGCGCAGCTTTCCGCTACCGGTTTCCACAAACGTCTGGCCGCGCGCATCGCCCAATCCGAGGCCGCCGCCACCCAAGCCATCCAACAAGAGGGGTCCTCCGAATGA
- the rpmF gene encoding 50S ribosomal protein L32, translating into MAVPKSKITRSKRGMRRAHDALVAANPNECPSCGELKRPHHVCPSCGVYNERDVVVQDEVDLDEDAA; encoded by the coding sequence ATGGCTGTCCCCAAGAGTAAGATCACGCGCTCCAAGCGCGGAATGCGTCGCGCACATGATGCGTTGGTAGCGGCAAACCCTAACGAATGCCCTTCCTGCGGCGAGCTGAAGCGCCCGCATCACGTTTGCCCATCGTGCGGCGTGTACAACGAGCGTGACGTTGTCGTTCAAGACGAAGTCGATCTCGACGAAGACGCGGCCTAA
- a CDS encoding ketoacyl-ACP synthase III produces MTIRAVPVGIGHYLPERVVPNAEFEAMEGLETTDEWIKSRSGIERRHFAAEGETTSQMAVAAAQNALRHAGLEADDIDAIVVATSTPDLTFPSVATMVQAGLGMTGGFAFDVQAVCAGFVYALANANALVVSGQAKRVLVIGAETFSRIMDWTDRTTCVLFGDGAGALILEAREEAGTSDDHGVLATDLNSDGSYRDLLYVDGGVSSTGTTGVLKMQGKEVFRHAVEKLTKTAGSALEKAGVSLDDVDWVVPHQANIRIISGTMKKFGLPMEQCIVTVQDHGNTSAASIPLAMSVGVHDGRIKPGDLLVTEAIGGGLAWGSVVLRW; encoded by the coding sequence ATGACAATCCGCGCGGTTCCCGTTGGCATTGGCCACTACCTGCCTGAACGCGTTGTTCCCAACGCCGAATTTGAGGCGATGGAAGGCTTGGAAACCACGGACGAGTGGATCAAATCCCGCTCGGGGATCGAGCGGCGTCATTTCGCGGCCGAAGGTGAAACGACCAGCCAGATGGCCGTCGCCGCAGCCCAAAACGCCCTGCGTCACGCGGGGTTGGAGGCCGATGACATCGACGCAATCGTCGTGGCCACCTCGACCCCTGACCTCACCTTTCCGTCCGTCGCCACCATGGTGCAGGCGGGTTTGGGCATGACGGGGGGATTCGCCTTCGATGTGCAGGCCGTCTGCGCCGGATTTGTCTATGCGCTGGCAAATGCCAATGCGCTGGTGGTCTCGGGCCAAGCCAAGCGCGTTTTGGTGATCGGCGCCGAAACCTTCAGCCGAATCATGGACTGGACGGACCGCACCACCTGCGTACTGTTCGGCGACGGCGCAGGCGCACTAATCTTGGAGGCACGCGAAGAAGCAGGCACTTCCGACGATCATGGCGTGCTCGCCACGGACTTGAACTCCGACGGTTCCTACCGCGATCTGCTCTACGTGGATGGCGGCGTGTCCAGTACCGGCACCACCGGCGTGCTGAAGATGCAGGGCAAGGAAGTTTTCCGCCATGCCGTTGAAAAGCTTACGAAAACCGCCGGATCAGCGTTGGAAAAAGCAGGCGTGAGCTTGGATGATGTGGATTGGGTTGTGCCCCATCAGGCCAACATTCGCATCATCTCGGGCACCATGAAGAAGTTCGGCCTGCCGATGGAGCAATGCATCGTCACGGTGCAAGACCACGGCAACACCTCGGCCGCGTCGATTCCCTTGGCGATGTCTGTGGGTGTCCATGACGGACGCATCAAGCCCGGCGATCTGCTGGTGACAGAGGCCATCGGCGGCGGCCTTGCTTGGGGTTCTGTCGTGCTTCGTTGGTAG
- a CDS encoding outer membrane protein assembly factor BamE has protein sequence MMRQSFFSAFGPAIRRAGFGLALAGGLAACSATFTNHGYVPPPDVLSEIGIGTSREQVAEIAGSPGTGGVMRDEAWFYTQYRVRNYTYNAPEVIERDIVAISFSDAGRVTNIERFGLEDGQLVQLSRRVTESSVRDISFLRSILSNFGRINLGDIGG, from the coding sequence GTGATGCGTCAGTCTTTCTTCTCCGCCTTCGGCCCCGCGATCAGACGCGCTGGCTTCGGCTTGGCCCTTGCAGGCGGTTTGGCCGCGTGTTCGGCCACGTTTACCAACCACGGCTATGTGCCGCCGCCCGACGTGCTGTCGGAAATCGGCATTGGCACCTCCCGTGAGCAGGTGGCCGAAATCGCTGGTTCCCCCGGCACCGGCGGCGTGATGCGCGATGAGGCGTGGTTCTACACCCAATACCGTGTGCGCAATTACACCTATAACGCCCCCGAAGTGATCGAGCGTGACATCGTGGCGATTTCCTTTAGCGATGCAGGCCGGGTCACGAATATTGAGCGCTTCGGGCTGGAAGATGGCCAGTTGGTGCAGCTGTCGCGCCGCGTGACCGAAAGCTCGGTGCGCGATATCTCGTTCCTGCGGTCGATCTTGTCGAACTTCGGCAGAATCAATCTGGGCGACATCGGCGGTTAA
- a CDS encoding GNAT family N-acetyltransferase, with product MFDAQPEISPFASPPIRGEFVPLQQSPIWLAATRLLGSDAEMAELGNCRALILRRRLRLVGDIALLSRANLQITQAEAVKLRDRVKAKHLVVNAETAQDARALSAAGFHRIFAPRVIANLPLDPSADVMAARLNQKWRNRLRHGQSQGLVIRRRPMPPDKNFWLFKAEAVQSLRKWYQPLAPEMVAAMAACKPGAAQVFTAYHMGRRVAAMLFLRHCSAATYQIGWSNADGRKMSAGPALMWRAMVELQAMGTEQIDLGAADKSLAPGLAHFKRGTGAELRELGGTWLDTAWTRRKPRALPTPALMAR from the coding sequence ATGTTCGACGCACAACCAGAGATCTCGCCTTTCGCCTCGCCCCCGATCAGGGGTGAATTTGTCCCCTTGCAGCAGAGCCCGATTTGGCTCGCGGCCACGCGGCTGTTGGGCAGCGACGCGGAGATGGCTGAACTGGGCAATTGCCGGGCGCTGATCCTGCGGCGACGGCTGCGGCTTGTGGGGGATATCGCCCTGTTATCGCGGGCAAATTTGCAAATTACTCAGGCCGAAGCGGTAAAGTTGCGCGACCGGGTGAAGGCCAAGCACCTGGTTGTGAATGCCGAAACCGCCCAGGACGCCCGCGCGCTTTCTGCCGCCGGGTTCCACCGCATTTTTGCCCCACGGGTGATTGCTAACCTGCCGCTTGATCCCTCGGCCGACGTGATGGCAGCGCGGCTGAACCAGAAGTGGCGAAACAGGTTGCGCCATGGGCAATCTCAAGGCCTCGTCATCCGCCGCCGCCCCATGCCGCCGGACAAGAACTTTTGGCTGTTCAAGGCAGAGGCGGTGCAATCCCTGCGCAAGTGGTATCAACCCCTCGCGCCGGAAATGGTCGCCGCAATGGCCGCGTGCAAACCCGGCGCGGCGCAGGTGTTTACGGCCTACCACATGGGCCGCCGCGTCGCCGCCATGCTGTTTTTGCGCCATTGCTCTGCTGCTACCTATCAAATTGGGTGGAGCAACGCCGATGGGCGAAAGATGTCCGCAGGCCCCGCGCTGATGTGGCGGGCAATGGTCGAATTGCAGGCCATGGGGACGGAACAAATTGATCTGGGCGCGGCTGACAAAAGCCTGGCCCCCGGCTTGGCGCACTTCAAACGCGGCACGGGGGCCGAGTTGCGCGAACTAGGCGGCACCTGGCTCGATACCGCTTGGACAAGGCGCAAACCCCGCGCCCTGCCCACGCCCGCCCTCATGGCACGCTAG